One Variibacter gotjawalensis genomic window, GCCGCAACGTTCGTCCGATCGCTCCGGGCGAGACGATCACGCTGACCGGCGACATGCTCGCCGACCTTCTGCCGGGCACCGGCAGCGCGACGATCTCGGTCGGCCCGTCCTCGGCACTCGATGTCGCGTCGTTGCTGCAGGCGCTCGATCGTTATCCGTTCGGCTGCTCGGAACAGATCACCAGCCGCGCAATGCCGCTGCTCTACGTCAACGAACTCGCGACCGAGCAACAGCTCGCTCTCGACCAAACCGTCGATCAACGCATCCGCGACGCGGTCGAGCGGCTGCTCGGGCGGCAAGGCTCGAACGGTTCGTTCGGCCTGTGGTCGACAGGCGGCGACGACGCATGGCTCGATGCCTATGTCACAGACTTCCTGACCCGCGCCAAAGAACGCAACTTCGCGGTGCCGGAGGTCGGCTTCAAACTCGCGCTCGACCGCCTGCGCAACTTCGTCGCCAACGCCAAGGAGCCGGAGAAGGACGGCGGCCGCGAACTCGCCTATGCGCTGTATGTTCTCGCTCGCAACGGCGTCGCTCCGGTCGGCGACTTGCGCTATCTCGCCGATACGAGACTGAGTTCGATCGCGACGCCGATCGCCAAAGCCCAGATCGCGGCCGCGCTTGCGATGCTGGGCGATCAGGCCCGTGCCGAGCGTGTTTATCAGGCCGCGCTCGAAACCATCTCGCCGCAGCCGAAGCTCGAATACGGGCGTTCCGATTACGGCTCGTCGCTGCGCGACGCCGCCGCGTTGGTGACGCTTGTGTCCGAGACGCGCGGTCCTCGCGCGATCGTCAACCAGGCGGTCGAGCGCGTCGAGGCCGCGCGTAACCTCACGCCCTACACCTCGACGCAGGAGCAGTCCTGGATGGTGTTGGCGGCACGCGCGCTCGGCAAAGGCACGCGTATCTCGGTCGATGTGAGCGGCGAGCAGCACAACGGCTCTTACTATCGCCGCCTCAGCGAGGCTGCGCTGCGCAGCCCGATCACGCTGCGCAACACCTCGACGGTGCCGCTGCAGGCCGTCGTCTCGGTGATGGGCGCTCCGGTGACGCCGGAGCCCGCGATCGATCGCGGCTTCAAGCTTGAGCGGCAATACTTCACGCTGTCGGGTGAAGCCGCCAACCCGAGCCGCGCCAAGCAGAACCAGCGCTTCGTCGTGGTGCTGAAGGTGACCGAGCCAAAACCGGACTTCGCGCGTGTGATCCTTGCCGACTATCTCCCGGCGGGCTTCGAGATCGACAACCCGCGTCTCGTCTCGTCTGGCGACACCGGAACGCTCTCGTGGATTCAGGATGCGCTGGAGCCGGTGCACACCGAATTCCGCGACGATCGTTTCGTCGCGGCGTTCGATCGCAAAGCTGGAGCACCGTCGGTCTTCACCGTCGCATATGTCGTGCGGGCCGTCTCTCCTGGGCGTTACGTGGCGCCGCAGGCGTTCATCGAGGACATGTACCGGCCGGACCGCTTCGGGCGCACCGGTACAGGCGCGATCGAGGTCGAGACGGCACGCTGATGCGCTTCATCCGCAAACGCTGGCGCTGGCTTGTGGCAGGCTTTGCCGCAAGCCTCGCGGTTGCGTTCGTCGCGGGCGTCGTGTGGGTGAAAAGCCTCGGACCTGCGCCGCTCGGCGAAGGTCTCGAATTCTCGACTCTGGTGCTCGACCGGGAAGGGCGCATGCTGCGCCCTTACGCGACGGCCGACGGTCGCTGGCGCTTGCCTGTCAGCCTCGCGAACGTCGATCCGCGTTACGTCGAGACGTTGATCGCGTATGAGGACAAACGCTTCCGCGACCATCGTGGCGTCGATGCTTTCGCGCTCGGCCGTGCGGCGTGGCAGCTCGTCACCAATGGCCGCATCGTTTCGGGTGGCTCGACGTTGTCGATGCAGGTTGCGCGCCTGCTGGAGCCGCGCGCCGAGCGATCCTTCGCCGCGAAGGCGCGTCAAATCGTGCGCGCGGTCCAACTCGAAAGCGCGCTGACCAAGGACGAGATCGTCAACCTTTATCTCAATCTCGCGCCGTTCGGCGGCAACCTCGAAGGCGTGCGCGCAGCATCCTTCGCGTATTTCAACAAAGAGCCGAAACGCCTCTCGCTGGCCGAGACTGCGCTGCTTGTCGCCTTGCCGCAATCGCCGGAAGCGCGGCGTCCCGATCGTTCGGTCGCAGTCGCGCGTGCGGCGCGCGATCGCGTACTCGATCGCATCGCGGAATCGAACCTCGTTTGGTCGCATGAAGTCGATCGCGCGCGAATGGAAGCCGTCACGGCGCAACGCCATCCGATGCCGGCGCTTGCCGCGCATGCGGCCGACAACGCGATCCACGTCGCGCCGGACCGACGTGTTCATTCCCTCACTATCGAAGCGCCGCTGCAGAAGGCGCTGGAGCAGCTTGCGAAAGAGCGAGCGCCGACGATCGGGCCGGAGATTTCGATCGCGATTGTGGTCGTCGACAACGCGACCGGCGAAGTCCTCTCGCGCGTTGCCTCGGCGGATTACTTCGACGACAAGCGCGCGGGCCAAGTCGACCTCAGCCAAGCGCTGCGCTCGCCAGGGTCGACGTTGAAGCCCTTCATCTACGGCCTCGGCTTCGAGGATGGTCTGATCCATCCCGAGACGTTGATCGAGGATCGGCCACGCCGTTACGGCAGCTACGCGCCGGAAAATTTCGACATGACGTTCCAGGGCACCGTGACGGTGCGCAAGGCATTGCAGTCGTCGCTCAACGTCCCAGCCATCGCGGTGCTCGACGCCGTCCGATCCAGCCGTTTCACGGCGCGGTTGACGCAAGCCGGGGCAGGGCTGGTGTTGCCCGACGGCGAAATACCCGGGCTCGCCATGGGCCTCGGTGGCGTCGGCATTCGTCTCACCGACCTCACGATGCTTTATGCCGGCGTTGCACGTCTCGGCAATACGATCACGCTGACGGAGCGCCTCGACAGCACCGAAAAACCGACCGAGCGTCGCCTGCTCGAGCCGGCGGCCGCTTGGCAGGTCGGTAACGTTCTGCTCGGCACTGCACCACCGCTCAACGCCGCGCCTGGCCGCATCGCCTACAAGACCGGCACCAGCTACGGCTATCGCGACGCATGGTCGGTCGGCTTCGATGGCAAGCGCACCGTCGGCGTCTGGGTCGGCCGACCGGACGGCGCGCCGGTGCCCGGAATGCTCGGTCGCACCGCCGCGGCGCCGATCCTGTTCGATGCGTTCGCGCGCATGGGCAAAATCCCGAGCCCGCTGCCGGCCGCCCCGCGCGGCGTGCTGACAGCGGCAACCGACAAGCTGCCGCCGCCGCTGCAGCAGTTCCGCGGGCTCGGCGAGGAGGTGAAGCCTCAATCCTCACTCCGCATCATGTTTCCGCCGAACGGCGCGCGGCTCGATCTCTCAAGCCCGGGCGGCCTGTTGGAGCAGGTGGCTCTGAAGGTTTCGGGCGGCAATGGTGCGCTGACGCTGCTCGCCAACGGCATCCCGGTCGGCACCTCGACGAAGCGCACGGTCTTCTGGACTCCCGATGGTCCGGGCTTTGTTCGCCTCACGATCACGGATAGTAACGGAGCGGCAGAAAGCGTGATGGTCCGCGTTCAGTAGCGTTTGCGCCACAGCGGGTTGAAAACGCCTTATTTTCGCGCAGTCAGTATTCTCCAGAATCCGACGATATGCTCTAGCTGCCCGAAATGGCAGCCACCCTCCCACGCACGGCGAACAGCGCTTCGGGCTATCTGACGGGCCTTCTCGATTACGGCGAGACGCGGCATCGCTACGCGGTCATTTTGCTGACGGTTCTTGCCTTGCTGGCGTTTCTTCCCGGCTTCTCGCAGGTGCCGCCCGTCGACCGCGAGGAACCACGCTTCGCGCAAGCTGCGAAGCAGATGATCGAAACCGGCAACTACGTCGACATCCGTTTCCAAGACACCGAACGCTACGCAAAGCCAATAGGGATCTACTGGCTGCAGGTCGCCGTCGTGAAGACCGCGGAGGCCGTCGGATTGCCGCGCGCGCGAATTCGTATCTGGCTCTATCGGCTGCCGTCGCTGTTCGCTGCCATCGGCGTCGTGCTGATGACGTATTGGAGCGCGCTCGCATTCGTCGGCCGTCGCCCCGCGGTTCTCGCGGGTGCGATGATGGCGTGCTGCGTCATGCTCAGTGTGGAAGCGCGGCTGGCGAAGACGGACGCCGTGTTGCTGCTGACGACGACGATAGCCCTAGGTGCATTGGCGCGCGTCTACCTCGCGCAGCGGGAGAGCCCCGGTGCGGTAACCAAAACATCGCTAACGCTACTTTTCTGGACCGCGATCGCGGTCGGAACGCTGGTCAAGGGGCCGATCATCTGGCTCTTCGCCGGGCTTCCGGCAATCGTGCTATCGATCGCCGATCGCAATGCGCGCTGGCTGCTTGCTCTGCGTCCGCTCGTTGGCCTTGCGTGGTGCGCCCTGATTGCGTTGCCGTGGTTCATCGCGATCGTCAGACAATCGGGTTTTCTTTTTCTCAGCGAATCGATTGTCGGCGATCTGCTCTCGCGCACGGTCACCGGCAAGGACGGCAACTGGCGGCCCCCTGGATTTCACTTCCTGCTGTTCTGGATCATGTTCTGGCCGGGTGCGCCGCTCGCCGCAGTCGCAGCGCCGCAGCTTTGGCAGATGCGTGGCGCCGCGGATGTCCGTTTCCTGCTCGCTTGGATCATTCCGGCGTGGATTGTTTTTGAGATCGCGCTCACCAAGCAGCCGCACTATGTGTTGCCGCTATTTCCTGCCTTCGCGATAGCGATTGCGGTTGCGATCGAACGCCGCGCGTTGAGCACGTCGCGCTGGCTGCAGAATGCAACTGTCGGATGGTTTTTGCTTCCGCTCGGCGTGTTCATCGCGAGTGTGGTGTTTATCGCTTATGCGGGGCGCTCGGTCGGTTACTTGTCGTGGCCGATCGCCGCCTTCGCGACGACGATCGGTGCGTTCGCGTGGTGGCTTTATACAAACCGCGAGATCGAGCAGGCTCTCGTCAAAGCAATCGCCGCCGCGCTGCTCGTTAGCATCGCGTTCCACGGGCTGGTTCTTCCCGCCCTGGCTTATGTGTCGCCGAGCCCTGAGATTGCGCGCTACCTCCGCGATGCTCCGTGTTCGCAACCGCGCCTCGCGTCGGCCGGTTATCAGGAGCCAAGCTTAGTGTTCCTCGCCGGTACGCAAACCGTGTTGACCGATGGTCGCGGTGCCGCCGAATTCCTCCGCGACGGCGGATGCCGTTACGTCGCAGTAGAAAGCCGGCAGCTTCGCAACTTTACGCAGTATGCCGAAAATGCGGGCATTCGTTACGAGTCGGTCGGACGCGTTGAGCGTTTAAACCTCGCTCGTGTCCGCCGCGCGACGATCCTGGTATTCCGTGCGCCGATGCAGGGCGATCGCGCGCCCTAGGCCTTCGTCATCGCGGCAAAGCCACGCTCAAGATCGTCGACGAGGTCTTCGAGATTCTCAAGACCGATGTGGAAGCGGATGCACGGGCCGCCCGGGTTCCATTGCGTCGCCGTGCGATACTCAGAGCAATCGAACGGCAGCACCAGACTTTCGAAGCCGCCCCAAGACGCGCCGATGCCGAACAGCCGCAGCGCGTCGACGAAGGCATGCGTCTTCGCGGTCGACACCGGCTTGAAGACAACGCTGAACAGCCCGCTCGATCCGAAAAAGTCTCGCTTCCAAATCGAATGGCCCGGATGGCTTTCGAGGGCAGGGTGGAGGACGCGCAGAACTTCGGCCCGCTGCTCGAACCAGCGCGCCATCTCTAGCGCCGCCTTTTCGTGATGCGCGAGGCGGACCGGCATCGTGCGCAGGCCGCGTGACGCAAGAAACGCATCTTCCGGACCGGCACAGGCCGAGATCGCATCGAAGGTCTGCCGCAGCGGCTTCCAGCAGCGTTCATTGGCGCTGACGAGACCGAGCAGGACGTCGGAGTGACCGCCGAGATATTTCGTGCCGGCTTCGATCGCGATATCGGCACCGCGCTCATGCGGTGGGAAGTACAGGGGCGTCGCCCACGTATTGTCGACCAGCACGATCGCATCGTGACGATGCGCGACCTCGGCAATCGCCGGGATGTCCTGCATCTCGAAGCTCTGCGAGCCCGGAGCCTCGGTGAAGACGGCACGTGTGTTCGGTCGCATCAAAGCTTCGATGCCGGCGCCGATCAGCGGATCGTAATACTCTGTCTCTACGCCGAAGCGCTTGAGAATGCCGTCGCAGTAGTTGCGTGTCGGCCGGTAAACCGAATCTGTGACCAGCATATGGTCGCCGGCACTGAGGACGGAGGTTAGCGCCAAGGCGATCGCAGCGAGGCCTGACGGTGCTAGCACCGTTCCGGCGGCACCGCTCAACTCCGTCCAGGACTGTTCGAGGTTTGCGATCGTTGGGGTGCCCTTGGTCCCGTAGGTGAACCGCGCTTTCCGGTCCATAAAGTCTTGGGCGTTAGGGTAAAGAACGGTCGAGCCGCGATAGATCGGCGTATTGACGAAGCCGTGATGATCGAACGGCACGCGCCCGCTGTTGACCAGCCGGGTTCGTATTCCGCGAGGCTTTCGATCGTCGTCGCCGCCAGATTGCATTTCCGTCTCCGCTCAAATGTTTTCATATACGAGATGTGGCGCGCAATTGGTCAACCCCTTGACCGGGAGGGGCGGACGTTCTCAGATGGCGGCACGGTTCAGGAGGCGGGGGGAGCCGGGTGTTGCTTTAGGTGCAACGCTTGGCACGTCTCCTGCTTCCAAAACTCACGGGTGAGGCGCTCCCGGTAGGACGTCTCGTGCGAATTGTGACGCGCCACGGCTGGGCCGGGCGCGCAAAGCTGGGAGAAGTTATGAAAAAGATTGTTGCAACACTGGCTTTCGCGGCGGCCGCCGGATTGGCGATGGCGCCTGCGCAAGCGCAGACTTTGAAGGCGGTGAAGGACCGCGGTTCGCTGAGCTGCGGCTCGAATACCGGCCTCGCCGGTTTCGGCATTCCGGATGCTCAAGGCAACTGGACCGGCCTCGACGTTGATTTCTGCCGCGCCGTGTCGGCGGCGATCTTCAACGATCCGACCAAAGTAAAGTTCGTCCCGCTCACCGCGAAGGACCGCTTCACGGCGCTACAGTCGGGTGACGTCGACGTTCTCGCACGTAACACGACCTGGTCTTCGTCGCGTGACACGCAGGCTGGCCTCAACTTCACGGGCGTCAACTACTACGACGGCCAAGGCTTCATCGTCCGCAAGGACCTCAAGGTGAACTCGGCCCTCGAACTCGCCGACGCCGCCGTCTGCGTCCAGCAGGGCACAACGACCGAGCTCAATCTCGCGGACTATTTCCGTGCCAACAAGATGAAGCTCAAGACCGTCGCCTTCGCTCAGCTCGACGAGGCCGTGAAGGCTTACGACTCCAAACGCTGCGATGCTTACACGACCGACGCGTCGGGTCTCTACGCTGCCCGCCTCAAGCTCGAGAAGCCGGACGAGCATCTCGTTCTGCCGGAAGTGATCTCGAAGGAGCCGCTCGGACCGGCCGTTCGTCACGGTGACGACCAGTGGTTCGATATCGTGAAGTGGGTTCACTACGCGATGGTCAACGCGGAAGAGATGGGCATCACGAAGGCCAACGTCGAAGAGATGCGCAAGTCCGACAACCCGGACGTGAAGCGCTTCCTCGGCACGGAAGGGAACTTCGGCGAGCAGTTCGGCCTCACCAAGGATTGGGCCTATCAGATCGTCAAGCACGTGGGCAATTACGGCGAAGCATTCGAGCGCAACGTCGGCGCGAACTCTCCGCTAAAGGTTCAGCGCGGACTGAATGCTCTGTGGACCAAGGGCGGTCTGCAGTACGCACCGCCGGTGCGCTGATTTGAGACCGGGCGGCGCTCACTGGCGCCGCCCGACTACCGTAACGGCGATGAGGGGTCGTCGTCGTTGCGAGCTTTTACGGGGGTCCATTTTTTATGAGCGTTACGCCGGCAAGCGAGCCGCCAAAAGTCTCGCCGCTATACGATCCAAAAATAAGAAGCATCGCGTATCAGGTGCTGCTCTGCGCCTTCGTCGTCGGCCTCATCGGCTTTGCGATCAAGAACGCCGCGGACAACCTGGCACGGGCGAAAATCGCCTCCGGCTTCGGCTTCTGGAATAATCTCGCCGGCTTCGACATCAGCCAGCATCTCATCCCGTATTCGTCGGTCACGTCGACCTACGGCGACGCATTCTGGGTCGGCCTGCTCAACACGCTGCTGGTCGCGGTTCTCGGCATCATCCTCGCGACTGTCCTTGGGTTCGGTGTCGGCATCGCGCGGCTCTCGAAAAACTATCTCGTCTCGCGCATCGCGAATGGTTACGTCGAGATCATCCGTAACCTGCCGCTGCTGCTGCAGCTTTTGTTCTGGTACAACGCGGTGCTCAAGGCGCTTCCACAGGTGCGCGACAGCGTCGCGATCCCGGGCGGCCTGTTGCTGAACAATCGCGGCTTATTCCTGCCGGCCTTCACGTTCAACTACGGCGGCCAGCTTCTGCTCGGCGCGATCGGTGCCGCGATCGTCGGCGGCCTTGCGTTCCGCTTTTGGGCGAAACGCCAGCAAATAACGACTGGCAAACAGTATCCGACGTTTTTGGTCTTCCTCGGTTTGTTGATCGGCCTGCCGTTTCTCGTGCTGCTCGCCGGGCAGGTGAGCGTCTCGGTCGCGTACCCAGAGGCAAGCCGCTTCAATATCCGCGGCGGCACCGAAATCCTTCCGGAGTTCGTAGCGCTGCTCTTGGGCCTCGTGATCTACACGGCGGCCTTCATCGGTGAGGTCGTGCGCGCCGGCATTCTCGCCGTTTCGAAGGGGCAAACCGAAGCGGCCAATGCTCTTGGATTGCGAGGCGGGCCCACGCTGCGCCTCGTCGTGATCCCGCAGGCGATGCGCGTGATCATTCCGCCGTTGACCAACCAGTACCTGAACCTGACGAAGAACTCTTCGCTCGCGGTCGCCGTCGGATATCCGGATCTCGTGCAGATCTTCACCGGCACGGTGCTCAACCAGACGAACCAAGCCGTTGAGGTCGTTGTCATCACGATGGCGGTCTACCTCACGATCAGCTTGGTCACGTCGATCGGGATGAACTGGTACAACTCGCGCAAAGCGTTGGTGGAGCGGTAACATGTCTACAGCCGATCTCACCACATTCGATCCCGATCGCGGCGTCGCCTACATTCAGGAAGCCGGCATCGAGCAGATGCCGGCGCCGGCTGCAGCACGCGGTCCGATCGCTTGGGTTCGCAAGAACCTCCTCGCGACCTGGAAGGACGTCCTGCTCACAGCCGTCATAATTCTGCTGGCAATCTGGATCCTGCCGCCGCTGATCAAATACGCTTTGATCGACGCCGTCTGGAGCGGTAAAGACCGTGAGGCTTGCCTCGCAACCGCGCAAAATCCCGAAGCCGGAGCGTGCTGGGCCTTCGTGCGGGATCGCTTCTCGTACTTCATCTACGGCTCGTATCCGATCGCGGAACGTTGGCGCGTTGATATCTTCTTCGCGATGCTCGCGCTCGGCATCGTTTGGATGCTGAAGCTCAACGCACCGCGTCGCGACATCGGCGCATTCTACTTCTTCGTCATCTTCCCGATCTCCGCCTTCATTCTGCTGAGCGGCGTGAAGTGGATGGCTCCGCTCTTCAAGCCGGTCGATACATCGCTGTGGGGCGGTCTTCTCGTCACTGTCGTCGTCGCGACCGTCGGCATCGTCGTGTCGCTGCCGTTCGGCATCGTGCTTGCGCTCGGTCGACGATCGAAGATGCCGGCCGTCAAGCTCATCTCGGTGATCTTCATCGAATTCGTGCGTGGCGTACCGCTGATCACCGTGCTCTTCATGGCGAGCGTGATGTTGCCGCTCTTCGTGCCTGAGCAATATTCGCCGGACAAGTTACTGCGCGCGCTGGTCGGTATCGCGGTCTTCGCTTCAGCCTATATGGCGGAAGTCGTCCGCGCCGGTCTGCAGGCCATGCCGAAGGGACAGTTCGAAGGCGCGATGGCGCTCGGGCTGAACTATCCAAAGATGATGCGGCTGATCATTCTGCCGCAGGCGCTCCGCATCACGATCCCAAACATCGTCAACAACTACATCGCGCTCTTCAAGGACACGACGCTGGTCTACATCGTCGGCGTCTTCGACTTCCTCAAGACGATCGAAGCCGCGCGTATCGATCCGACCTGGTCGACGCCGACCACGAGTACGACTGGCTATCTGTTTGCCGCCATCTTCTACTTCATCTGTTGCTACGCGATGTCCCGCTACGCCAAGAACACCGAAGCGCGCCTCGCCAAAGCTGACCGGAGATAATCATGACAATGACTCAAACCGCTCCCGTCGCTGCGGCAGCTCCCGGTAGCCCGCTCGCCGTGCAACTGATCGGCGTCCACAAGTGGTACGGCGAATTCCACGTGCTGCGCGACGTCAATCTTTCGGTGAAGCGCGGCGAACGTATCGTCATTTGCGGGCCGTCCGGCTCTGGCAAGTCGACGGTCATCCGTTGCATCAACCGGCTGGAAGAACACCAGCAGGGGCAAATCATCGTCGACGGCACCGAGCTCACCGGCGATCTGAAAAAGATCGACGAAGTGCGGCGTGAGGTCGGCATGTGCTTCCAGCACTTCAATCTCTTCCCGCATCTCACCATTTTGGAAAACTGCACCTTGGCGCCGATCTGGGTGCGCAAGATGCCGAAGAAAGATGCCGAGGAAGTCGCCATGCATTTCCTCCAGAAGGTGAAGATCCCGGAGCAGGCCAACAAATATCCAGGACAGCTTTCGGGCGGTCAGCAGCAGCGCGTCGCGATTGCGCGCGCGCTTTGTATGAAGCCGAAGATCATGCTGTTCGACGAACCGACGTCAGCGCTCGATCCAGAAATGGTCAAGGAAGTGCTCGACACCATGGTGTCGCTGGCCGAGGAAGGCATGACCATGCTGTGCGTCACCCACGAAATGGGTTTCGCGCGTCAGGTTGCGCATCGCGTGGTGTTCATGGATCGCGGCCAGATCGTCGAAGTCAACGAGCCGAACGCCTTCTTTGCGAATCCGCAGCACGAGCGCACGAAGCTCTTCCTCAGCCAGATCCTGCACTAACGTTCAGGCGACGCAGATTTGGTCGCGGCCGCCGCGCTTTGCGGCGTAGAGAGCCTTGTCGGCGCTGTCGAGCAGCGTCGACAAATCCGCCGCGTGATGCGGGTAGGAGGCGACGCCAATACTGAGCGTGAAGCCCGATATGCTCGCGAAGGCATTGGAGATCCTTTCGGCGAGCCGCACGGCCGCTTGATCGTCTCCGACACAGAGCACGGCGAACTCATCGCCGCCATAGCGAAACGCCATGTCGAAATCGCGTTTCTGCGAAGCGATGATTTGGGACACGTCGCGCAGCGCCGCATCGCCCGCCGCGTGGCCGTGCGTGTCGTTGATTTCCTTGAAGCGATCGACGTCGATCATCATGAGCGACAAGCTAGCACCGCGGGTTTTCGCGCTGGCGATCATATCGCGGCCGATGATGTCGAGTTGGCTCCGGTTGCTGAGGCCCGTCAGCCCGTCGCGGCCGACATTCTGCAACAAGTTCTCGTATCGGTGTCTGTATGTCAGCCGGTCGAAAACGTCTGAAACCCGCAGGTTGCTCGGTGCCGCAGTCTCGGGCTCGGCTATGGCGAGATACAACCCGATGAGCATCGAATAGATGGCGGCCATTGCCAGCTTGGCAACGAGGCCGGCGAACAGCGCGGAGAAGGGCACGCCTGAAAGCAGATGAAGGCCGACGAAGAACGCGAGCTGGTCGAGCGTGAGCACGATAGCCAGGCTGATGAAGAAGCGGCCGACGATCGTCTCGGCGATCCAGCGTTCGAGCTTCTCGTAAAGGATGATCAGCAGAATGATATCGATGAACAGGAGCAGGGTGCCCCAGATCATCAACAATCCCATCTGATCAACAAACCGGAAGTCCGGATTGTAGCCGGGCAGCACCGCAACGTTGTCGTAAAGCCGCAGCAGCAGCGCCAACACGATGACCATGACGTTGCCGAACAGGAGGCCGTAAATCGGCTGGCGGACCGTTTCGGCGTCCTCCTTCACATAAAGGAGCAGGAACATCGCGAGCTTGCCGGAAAAGAGAACTGTCGAGCCCGGCGTGATCAGTCCAAGCGATGTTTGAATGAAGAACACCGCTGCGAGATAGGTCTCGAGGAAATGCAGAACCCCGAGCGCGCAAATGAACACGCCGAGCCCGATCCGCCGTCGATAAAAGAACGGCAGCGAGAGCGCGCAGAAATAAGTGATTGCCTGCAGTACGAGTACGGATGCGTCGCGCATCGTTGAGGCCTAGCGAATCGTAGCGAAACACAGCGGAAATCGACCATTTCACGCGCCAGGGTTGCAAGCCCTTGCGCGCAATATTCAGGAAACATTCTAGATTTGAAGGGCCTAAATAATAGGCCGCCTACTTGCGCGGGCCGGTTTCGACCGGAAGATCCGGACGGGCGCCCCATTCGGCCCACGAGCCGTCGAACAGCGCCTGCGGTTCTTTGCCGAGCGCGTCGAGGGCCAGCCACAAGATCGCGGCCGAAACACCAGAGCCGCAGCTGGTGATCACCGGCTTGTCGAGGTCGACGCCGCCGGCCTCGAATGCGGCCTTGATGGCGTCCTTTGATGCGAGCTGTCCGTCCTTGACGATCCCGGAGGAGGGCACGCTGAAAGAGCCCGGCATATGGCCCGAACGCAGGCCTGGACGTGGTTCCGGTGCCTCGCCACGGAAGCGATCCGCAGGACGCGCGTCGACAACCTGCGCAGACGTGTTGTTGAGCGCATTCTGGACGTCGGTGACCAGCGCCACGATGTCGGAACGCATTGTCGCATTGAACGTCTTCGGCTCACGACTTGCCGGCGGACCGCTCTCGAGCGGGCGGCCTTCGTTCTTCCAGGCGGGTAGACCGCCGTTGAGGATGTACACGTTCTGCGCGCCGAAGACGCGGAAGGTCCACCAAACGCGCGGTGCCGAGAACAGGCCTGCGCCGTCGTAGACGATGATCGTATCGGTCTCCGCGATGCCGAGCGCTCCGGCTTGTTTGGCGAACTGCGCTGGCCCCGGCATCATGTGAGGCAGATCCGTCGATTTGTCGGCGACAACGTCGATATCAAAGAACACGGCGCCTGGAATGTGCCCGGCGCTGAACTCAGCTTTCGCGTCGCGCTTCATCGTCGAGAGATAGTAGGAGCCGTCCAGGATGACGGTGTCCGGCGCGGTCAGACGTTCCGCGACCCATGCGGGCGACACGAGCCATTTGCTGCTGGGTTCGCTCATCAAAAATCCTCCGCGAACTCTCGTCCGCTTGTTACGCAAACACCAGCCGCACGCGGCGGTTCTGTTTGCCCTTCTTTTCGATCTGGGAGACGCGCACGGCGCCGATCTCGCCGATAGCGTTGACGTGGGTGCCGCCGCAAGGCTGCAGATCGAGACCTGCGATCTCGACGAGCCGCACACGTCCGGTGCCCATCGGCGGCTTCACCGCCATCGTTTTGACAAGCCCCGGATTGGCTTCGAGTTCCGCGTCCGTGATCCAGCGCGTCGAGACGGCCGCGTTGGTCGCGATCATCTCTGCAAGCTTCGCCGAGATCGCATCCTTGTCGAGGCCGGCTTCCGGGATGTCGAAATCGAGTCGTCCCTCGGCATCTCCGATTGAACCACCCGTCACCGGACACGGCAGCGCGGCGGAGAGAAGATGCAGCGCCGTGTGTATGCGCATACGGTTGAAGCGCGGGTCCCAATCGATCACGGCTTTGACCGTATCGCCAACGGCCGGCAGAGCGCCGCCGTCAGCAGTAGGCACATGCGCGATCTCGCTCTTCGCCTGATCGAGAAAGATCGCGGTGCCAATCTGGATATCGGAGCCGTGCGCTAAAACGAGGCGACCGGTGTCTCCGGGCTGTCCGCCTGAGTTCGCGTAGAACACCGTGCGGTCCAG contains:
- the metC gene encoding cystathionine beta-lyase, whose translation is MQSGGDDDRKPRGIRTRLVNSGRVPFDHHGFVNTPIYRGSTVLYPNAQDFMDRKARFTYGTKGTPTIANLEQSWTELSGAAGTVLAPSGLAAIALALTSVLSAGDHMLVTDSVYRPTRNYCDGILKRFGVETEYYDPLIGAGIEALMRPNTRAVFTEAPGSQSFEMQDIPAIAEVAHRHDAIVLVDNTWATPLYFPPHERGADIAIEAGTKYLGGHSDVLLGLVSANERCWKPLRQTFDAISACAGPEDAFLASRGLRTMPVRLAHHEKAALEMARWFEQRAEVLRVLHPALESHPGHSIWKRDFFGSSGLFSVVFKPVSTAKTHAFVDALRLFGIGASWGGFESLVLPFDCSEYRTATQWNPGGPCIRFHIGLENLEDLVDDLERGFAAMTKA
- a CDS encoding amino acid ABC transporter substrate-binding protein; protein product: MKKIVATLAFAAAAGLAMAPAQAQTLKAVKDRGSLSCGSNTGLAGFGIPDAQGNWTGLDVDFCRAVSAAIFNDPTKVKFVPLTAKDRFTALQSGDVDVLARNTTWSSSRDTQAGLNFTGVNYYDGQGFIVRKDLKVNSALELADAAVCVQQGTTTELNLADYFRANKMKLKTVAFAQLDEAVKAYDSKRCDAYTTDASGLYAARLKLEKPDEHLVLPEVISKEPLGPAVRHGDDQWFDIVKWVHYAMVNAEEMGITKANVEEMRKSDNPDVKRFLGTEGNFGEQFGLTKDWAYQIVKHVGNYGEAFERNVGANSPLKVQRGLNALWTKGGLQYAPPVR
- the pbpC gene encoding penicillin-binding protein 1C, which translates into the protein MRFIRKRWRWLVAGFAASLAVAFVAGVVWVKSLGPAPLGEGLEFSTLVLDREGRMLRPYATADGRWRLPVSLANVDPRYVETLIAYEDKRFRDHRGVDAFALGRAAWQLVTNGRIVSGGSTLSMQVARLLEPRAERSFAAKARQIVRAVQLESALTKDEIVNLYLNLAPFGGNLEGVRAASFAYFNKEPKRLSLAETALLVALPQSPEARRPDRSVAVARAARDRVLDRIAESNLVWSHEVDRARMEAVTAQRHPMPALAAHAADNAIHVAPDRRVHSLTIEAPLQKALEQLAKERAPTIGPEISIAIVVVDNATGEVLSRVASADYFDDKRAGQVDLSQALRSPGSTLKPFIYGLGFEDGLIHPETLIEDRPRRYGSYAPENFDMTFQGTVTVRKALQSSLNVPAIAVLDAVRSSRFTARLTQAGAGLVLPDGEIPGLAMGLGGVGIRLTDLTMLYAGVARLGNTITLTERLDSTEKPTERRLLEPAAAWQVGNVLLGTAPPLNAAPGRIAYKTGTSYGYRDAWSVGFDGKRTVGVWVGRPDGAPVPGMLGRTAAAPILFDAFARMGKIPSPLPAAPRGVLTAATDKLPPPLQQFRGLGEEVKPQSSLRIMFPPNGARLDLSSPGGLLEQVALKVSGGNGALTLLANGIPVGTSTKRTVFWTPDGPGFVRLTITDSNGAAESVMVRVQ
- a CDS encoding ArnT family glycosyltransferase — translated: MAATLPRTANSASGYLTGLLDYGETRHRYAVILLTVLALLAFLPGFSQVPPVDREEPRFAQAAKQMIETGNYVDIRFQDTERYAKPIGIYWLQVAVVKTAEAVGLPRARIRIWLYRLPSLFAAIGVVLMTYWSALAFVGRRPAVLAGAMMACCVMLSVEARLAKTDAVLLLTTTIALGALARVYLAQRESPGAVTKTSLTLLFWTAIAVGTLVKGPIIWLFAGLPAIVLSIADRNARWLLALRPLVGLAWCALIALPWFIAIVRQSGFLFLSESIVGDLLSRTVTGKDGNWRPPGFHFLLFWIMFWPGAPLAAVAAPQLWQMRGAADVRFLLAWIIPAWIVFEIALTKQPHYVLPLFPAFAIAIAVAIERRALSTSRWLQNATVGWFLLPLGVFIASVVFIAYAGRSVGYLSWPIAAFATTIGAFAWWLYTNREIEQALVKAIAAALLVSIAFHGLVLPALAYVSPSPEIARYLRDAPCSQPRLASAGYQEPSLVFLAGTQTVLTDGRGAAEFLRDGGCRYVAVESRQLRNFTQYAENAGIRYESVGRVERLNLARVRRATILVFRAPMQGDRAP